The following coding sequences are from one Pseudonocardia sp. EC080619-01 window:
- a CDS encoding Na+/H+ antiporter subunit E — MSEDRTIRDGAAAETSPEGQREADMGAAETGTGLPAEESREAALVPEQRPATVDDQPGDNSRIGSWPRRIPQVLALALVWVLLWGSLAPTAIVGGLVIGLLVTVLFPLPLLPDRMPVRPLKLLRLAGYLVVDLVVSGIRVSVVTVAQGRRARSGIVGLPLCATSDRTVTMIVAACALSPGSFTLQIDRRRGRWYVFALGLHRAGAVDRLRKEMMNLQMRVIDAVGTDADVEMCRAAVAAVAEGRDTGRAAR; from the coding sequence GTGAGCGAGGACCGGACGATCCGCGACGGCGCGGCTGCGGAGACGTCCCCGGAGGGGCAGCGCGAGGCGGACATGGGTGCCGCGGAGACCGGGACCGGGCTGCCGGCCGAGGAGTCCCGCGAGGCCGCACTCGTGCCCGAGCAGCGCCCCGCCACGGTCGACGACCAGCCGGGCGACAACTCCCGGATCGGGAGCTGGCCGCGGCGGATCCCGCAGGTGCTGGCGCTGGCGCTGGTGTGGGTGCTGTTGTGGGGCAGCCTCGCGCCGACGGCGATCGTCGGCGGTCTGGTCATCGGGCTGCTGGTGACGGTGCTGTTCCCGCTCCCGCTGCTGCCGGACCGGATGCCGGTGCGGCCGCTGAAGCTGCTGCGGCTCGCCGGGTACCTCGTGGTGGACCTCGTCGTCTCCGGTATCCGGGTGAGCGTGGTGACCGTCGCCCAGGGTCGGCGGGCCCGCTCCGGGATCGTGGGGCTGCCGCTGTGCGCCACCTCCGACCGGACGGTGACCATGATCGTCGCGGCGTGCGCGCTGTCCCCGGGCAGCTTCACGTTGCAGATCGACCGCCGGCGTGGCCGCTGGTACGTGTTCGCGCTCGGGCTGCACCGCGCGGGCGCGGTCGACCGGTTGCGCAAGGAGATGATGAACCTGCAGATGCGCGTCATCGACGCGGTCGGTACCGACGCCGACGTGGAGATGTGCCGCGCGGCCGTCGCCGCCGTCGCCGAGGGCCGGGACACGGGGAGGGCGGCGCGATGA
- a CDS encoding Na+/H+ antiporter subunit D, producing MLGAAASVIVSRRASLQRVIGVVTLAIVCVVAGVLLVSADRYGPVVAELGGWPAPMGIVLVADRMSALLLLISTLVTLAVLVYAIDQRISDYGRETASTTFHPIFLLLSTGVSLAYLTGDLFTLFVAFEIMLAASYVLITRRTSASRIRSGMTYVIVSLMSSLLFLTAVALVYAATGTVNLADLAGRVALLPDGLKTVLALVLVVVFGIKAAIVPLHFWLPDSYPNAPAPVTALFAGLLTKVGIYALLRTQTLVFPQDHPSLLLLVMAAVTMVVGALGAVAQDDLNRLLSFLLVSHIGFMLFGLAVYTPSGIAGTALYVVHHITVQATLFLVSGLITRRTGTVSISQMGGLAKTAPHLAVLFAIPAITLAGLPPTSGFVAKLALLQAGAEAGTAGRIVAAFVVLASLLTLYAAARVWVRVFWGTPKEPLVDNDPNDELVVGTARSARGMYVGAASLIVVSIVIAVFAGPLSAVTARAGIDLQTRDTYRGAVLGPDEAPGGPGAQPVATVPDVPDGTGAGTAMATDDAEGGTP from the coding sequence ATGCTCGGCGCCGCCGCCAGCGTGATCGTCAGCAGGCGGGCCTCGCTGCAACGGGTCATCGGCGTGGTGACGCTGGCGATCGTCTGCGTCGTGGCCGGCGTCCTGCTGGTGTCCGCCGACCGCTACGGGCCGGTCGTCGCCGAGCTGGGCGGCTGGCCGGCGCCGATGGGCATCGTGCTCGTCGCCGACCGGATGTCGGCCCTGCTGCTGCTGATCTCGACGCTGGTCACCCTCGCGGTGCTCGTCTACGCGATCGACCAGCGGATCTCCGACTACGGCCGGGAGACGGCCAGCACCACGTTCCACCCGATCTTCCTGCTGCTGTCGACGGGCGTCTCGCTGGCCTACCTGACCGGTGACCTGTTCACGCTGTTCGTCGCCTTCGAGATCATGCTGGCGGCCAGCTACGTGCTGATCACCCGGCGGACGTCGGCGTCGCGGATCCGGTCCGGGATGACGTACGTGATCGTCTCGCTGATGTCGTCGCTGCTGTTCCTGACCGCGGTCGCGCTGGTCTACGCGGCGACCGGCACGGTCAACCTGGCCGACCTCGCCGGGCGGGTCGCGCTGCTGCCCGACGGGCTGAAGACAGTGCTGGCGCTCGTGCTGGTCGTCGTGTTCGGGATCAAGGCGGCGATCGTGCCGCTGCACTTCTGGTTGCCCGACAGCTACCCGAACGCCCCAGCACCGGTCACCGCGCTGTTCGCCGGACTGCTGACCAAGGTCGGCATCTACGCGCTGCTGCGCACCCAGACCCTGGTGTTCCCGCAGGACCACCCCTCGTTGCTGCTGCTCGTGATGGCCGCGGTGACGATGGTGGTCGGCGCGCTCGGCGCCGTCGCGCAGGACGACCTCAACCGGCTCCTGTCGTTCCTGCTGGTCAGCCACATCGGGTTCATGCTCTTCGGGCTGGCGGTGTACACCCCGTCGGGGATCGCCGGGACGGCGCTCTACGTCGTCCACCACATCACCGTGCAGGCGACGCTGTTCCTCGTCAGTGGGTTGATCACCCGGCGGACCGGGACGGTGTCGATCTCGCAGATGGGCGGGCTCGCGAAGACGGCCCCGCACCTGGCGGTGCTGTTCGCGATCCCCGCGATCACCCTGGCCGGGCTGCCGCCGACGTCGGGATTCGTCGCGAAGCTCGCACTGCTGCAGGCCGGCGCCGAGGCCGGTACGGCGGGCCGGATCGTCGCCGCCTTCGTCGTGCTCGCCAGCCTGCTCACGCTCTACGCCGCCGCCCGCGTCTGGGTCCGGGTGTTCTGGGGCACGCCGAAGGAGCCGCTGGTCGACAACGACCCGAACGACGAGCTGGTCGTCGGCACCGCCCGCAGCGCCCGCGGGATGTACGTCGGCGCCGCGTCGCTGATCGTGGTCAGCATCGTCATCGCGGTGTTCGCCGGGCCGCTGTCGGCGGTCACCGCGCGCGCCGGGATCGACCTGCAGACCCGCGACACCTACCGCGGCGCCGTGCTCGGGCCGGACGAGGCTCCCGGCGGGCCCGGTGCGCAGCCGGTCGCGACGGTGCCGGACGTTCCCGACGGGACCGGCGCCGGGACGGCGATGGCGACCGACGACGCGGAAGGGGGCACCCCGTGA
- a CDS encoding Na(+)/H(+) antiporter subunit C encodes MTINLSMAIVLAVLYSVGFYLLMQRSLMRVLIGIVVLGHGANLLLQLAGGPPGRAPILGPVLPEEFTDPLPQALALTAIVITFALTTYLLALGYRSWVLVGHDEVQDDVEDRRIAAQKPDGAMEEGTAEETEAGPEDTADSHELEEGRK; translated from the coding sequence ATGACGATCAACCTGAGCATGGCGATCGTGCTCGCCGTCCTGTACTCGGTCGGGTTCTACCTGCTCATGCAGCGTTCGCTGATGCGGGTCCTGATCGGCATCGTCGTCCTGGGGCACGGGGCGAACCTGCTGCTGCAGCTCGCGGGCGGGCCGCCCGGGCGCGCGCCGATCCTCGGCCCGGTACTGCCCGAGGAGTTCACCGACCCGCTGCCGCAGGCGCTGGCGCTCACCGCCATCGTGATCACCTTCGCGCTGACCACCTACCTGCTGGCGCTCGGATACCGGTCCTGGGTACTGGTCGGCCACGACGAGGTCCAGGACGACGTCGAGGACCGCCGGATCGCCGCCCAGAAGCCGGACGGTGCGATGGAGGAGGGCACCGCCGAGGAGACCGAGGCCGGTCCCGAGGACACCGCCGACTCCCACGAGCTCGAGGAGGGCCGCAAGTGA
- a CDS encoding MnhB domain-containing protein — translation MTTSTDRPGDTAPPPEEDTAWERWDQPSGRWMLPGNCPDTRERTLVLEAAARLLFPTVLVFSVFLLFEGHYGPGGGFSGGLVAGLAFVLRHIAGGDDDPGSTLRIRPPVVVGTGLTIAVLTGLAPLLWGGAVLSSAKWRISFGDAGYIDVVTSLLLDVGVYLLIIGVVLDLLRSLGSGIARDAREAGEAAPRGSGGGDR, via the coding sequence ATGACGACCTCCACCGACCGGCCCGGTGACACGGCTCCGCCCCCCGAGGAGGACACGGCCTGGGAGCGCTGGGACCAGCCCAGCGGCCGCTGGATGCTGCCCGGCAACTGCCCCGACACCCGGGAACGGACCCTCGTCCTCGAGGCCGCCGCCCGGCTCCTGTTCCCGACGGTGCTGGTGTTCTCGGTGTTCCTGCTGTTCGAGGGCCACTACGGCCCGGGTGGCGGGTTCTCCGGCGGCCTGGTCGCCGGGCTCGCGTTCGTGCTGCGGCACATCGCGGGCGGCGACGACGACCCCGGCTCCACACTGCGCATCCGGCCGCCGGTCGTCGTCGGTACCGGGCTGACGATCGCGGTGCTGACAGGTCTCGCACCGTTGCTCTGGGGCGGCGCGGTGCTGTCCTCCGCCAAGTGGCGGATCAGCTTCGGCGACGCCGGCTACATCGACGTCGTCACCAGCCTGCTGCTCGACGTCGGCGTCTACCTGCTGATCATCGGCGTCGTGCTGGACCTGCTGCGCTCGCTGGGCTCGGGCATCGCCCGGGACGCCCGCGAGGCCGGCGAGGCCGCGCCGCGCGGTTCCGGCGGTGGTGACCGGTGA
- the mbhE gene encoding hydrogen gas-evolving membrane-bound hydrogenase subunit E, translated as MLAVVAAHLVLALCLPALARYNRRLAFGAGAALLAATLVWAMAQAPAALGAGVTDVVEWAPELGLRLSLRMDALALAMIVLVSGVGALIMVYAAWYFGPRSKDAARSAALLVTFAGMMLGLVLADDLLTLYVFWELTSLTSFLLVGQGGQYRENRRAAVQALLVTVFGGLAMLLGIVLLGGIAGTYSIPELTAAASAGTLAPDQPVALAISLVLILMGALTKSAQLPFHPWLPYAMAAPTPISAYLHAASMVKAGVVLVARLGPAFSVYTVWWVPVVVLGLATMLLGGWRALRQTDLKRLLAFGTVSQLGFLMVLFGAGSRVAALAGIAMLLAHGLFKAPLFMVVGAIDKACGTRDLRELCGLGRRRRGLAVLATLAGLSMAGLPPLLGFVGKEAAYEAFVLEGGTRGWVVAVGLLAGSLLTVAYTARFLWGAFSTKGSQPTGGDPVPLGLSGPAWLCALTGLAAGFAAPLVQDVAGSYARSLPPLGDAYATQYELALWHGLGLPLGFSALALVGGLLLHRYGAPLTSRARIPGVSAQRGYEAVVTGLERFAIGLTGRLQIGSLPVYLGCILATLIVLPGPVLLMTGAMPEHQAPYDSIMQVPVGLMVVIAAVALTRARRRFTAVLLVGAVGYGIGGLFVIDGGPDLALAQFLVETLTLVAFVFVLRRLPAHFDEPDTERRVRAPKAGLAAVGGVFVAGTAVVLSGARLQPPSTTDAFVANAPEAGATNLISAILVDFRALDTIGEITILLICAAGTASLVLATRYDKKKGGAVVSSGSGSPKHEQEVLG; from the coding sequence GTGCTCGCCGTCGTGGCCGCCCATCTCGTCCTGGCGCTGTGCCTCCCGGCCCTCGCCCGGTACAACCGGCGACTGGCCTTCGGGGCCGGCGCCGCACTGCTGGCGGCCACACTGGTGTGGGCGATGGCGCAGGCCCCGGCCGCGCTCGGCGCCGGCGTCACCGACGTCGTCGAGTGGGCCCCGGAGCTCGGGCTCCGGCTGAGCCTCCGGATGGACGCGCTGGCCCTCGCCATGATCGTCCTGGTCTCCGGCGTCGGGGCGCTGATCATGGTCTACGCGGCCTGGTACTTCGGCCCCCGCTCGAAGGACGCCGCCCGCTCGGCCGCCCTGCTGGTCACCTTCGCCGGGATGATGCTCGGCCTGGTCCTGGCCGACGACCTGCTCACCCTCTACGTGTTCTGGGAGCTGACGTCGCTGACGTCGTTCCTGCTCGTGGGGCAGGGCGGTCAGTACCGGGAGAACCGGCGGGCCGCCGTGCAGGCGTTGCTCGTGACGGTGTTCGGCGGCCTGGCGATGCTGCTGGGCATCGTGCTGCTCGGCGGGATCGCCGGCACCTACTCGATCCCCGAGCTCACCGCAGCGGCCTCCGCGGGCACCCTCGCGCCGGACCAGCCGGTCGCGCTGGCGATCTCGCTGGTGCTGATCCTCATGGGGGCGCTGACGAAGTCCGCGCAGCTGCCCTTCCACCCGTGGCTGCCCTACGCGATGGCGGCGCCGACGCCGATCTCGGCCTATCTGCACGCCGCCTCGATGGTGAAGGCCGGCGTCGTGCTGGTGGCGCGGCTCGGGCCGGCGTTCTCGGTGTACACGGTGTGGTGGGTCCCGGTCGTCGTGCTCGGCCTGGCGACGATGCTCCTCGGCGGCTGGCGGGCGCTGCGCCAGACCGACCTCAAGCGGCTGCTGGCCTTCGGCACCGTGTCCCAGCTCGGCTTCCTGATGGTGCTCTTCGGTGCCGGGTCCCGGGTCGCCGCGCTGGCCGGCATCGCGATGCTGCTGGCGCACGGCCTGTTCAAGGCCCCGCTGTTCATGGTCGTCGGCGCCATCGACAAGGCGTGCGGCACGCGTGACCTGCGGGAGCTGTGCGGTCTCGGCCGGCGGCGGCGCGGCCTGGCCGTGCTCGCGACGCTGGCGGGGCTGTCGATGGCGGGGCTGCCGCCGCTGCTCGGGTTCGTCGGCAAGGAGGCCGCCTACGAGGCGTTCGTCCTGGAGGGCGGGACCCGCGGCTGGGTCGTCGCGGTGGGGCTGCTCGCGGGCTCGCTGCTGACCGTCGCCTACACCGCGCGCTTCCTGTGGGGCGCGTTCTCGACCAAGGGCAGCCAGCCCACCGGCGGCGACCCGGTGCCGCTCGGGCTGTCCGGCCCGGCCTGGCTGTGCGCGCTGACCGGCCTGGCCGCCGGCTTCGCCGCGCCGCTGGTGCAGGACGTCGCCGGGTCCTACGCCCGGTCGCTGCCCCCGCTCGGCGACGCCTACGCCACACAGTACGAGCTCGCCCTGTGGCACGGTCTCGGTCTCCCGCTGGGCTTCTCCGCGCTCGCCCTCGTCGGCGGTCTGCTCCTGCACCGCTACGGGGCGCCGCTGACCTCCCGGGCGCGGATCCCGGGGGTGTCCGCGCAGCGCGGCTACGAGGCGGTCGTGACCGGCCTGGAGCGGTTCGCGATCGGCCTCACCGGCCGCCTGCAGATCGGGTCGCTGCCGGTCTACCTGGGCTGCATCCTGGCCACCCTGATCGTGCTCCCGGGCCCGGTGCTGCTGATGACGGGTGCCATGCCCGAGCACCAGGCCCCCTACGACTCGATCATGCAGGTCCCGGTCGGGCTGATGGTCGTGATCGCCGCGGTCGCGCTCACCCGGGCACGCAGGCGGTTCACCGCGGTGCTGCTGGTCGGCGCCGTCGGCTACGGGATCGGCGGCCTGTTCGTCATCGACGGTGGCCCGGACCTGGCCCTCGCCCAGTTCCTGGTGGAGACGCTGACCCTGGTGGCGTTCGTGTTCGTGCTGCGGCGGCTGCCCGCGCACTTCGACGAACCGGACACCGAACGCCGGGTCCGCGCCCCCAAGGCCGGGCTCGCCGCCGTCGGCGGGGTGTTCGTGGCCGGGACTGCGGTCGTGCTCTCCGGGGCCCGGCTGCAGCCGCCGTCGACCACCGACGCCTTCGTCGCGAACGCCCCCGAGGCCGGCGCCACCAACCTCATCAGCGCGATCCTCGTCGACTTCCGGGCACTGGACACCATCGGGGAGATCACCATCCTGCTGATCTGTGCCGCCGGGACGGCGAGCCTGGTCCTCGCCACCCGCTACGACAAGAAGAAGGGCGGCGCGGTCGTGAGCAGCGGTTCGGGCTCGCCGAAGCACGAGCAGGAGGTGCTCGGATGA
- a CDS encoding GNAT family N-acetyltransferase — MELRVSALDHPDAVTLDGQVQECYRRVYGDGDATPVAPADFAAPRGLFLVGYDGDRAVVTGAWRAVDAVADDPVRRDGDAEVKRMYVVPDARGKGHARTLLAELERTAEAAGRRRMILETGTAQPEAISLYRACGYRPIGRFGVYRDDHRSRCFGKPLRT; from the coding sequence CTGGAACTGCGGGTCTCCGCCCTCGACCACCCGGACGCGGTGACGCTCGACGGGCAGGTGCAGGAGTGCTACCGCCGGGTCTACGGCGACGGCGACGCCACCCCCGTCGCACCGGCGGACTTCGCCGCCCCGCGCGGGCTGTTCCTGGTCGGCTACGACGGCGACCGCGCCGTGGTCACCGGTGCCTGGCGGGCGGTCGACGCGGTGGCGGACGACCCGGTCCGCCGCGACGGCGACGCGGAGGTCAAGCGGATGTATGTCGTCCCGGACGCCCGTGGAAAGGGTCACGCCCGGACCCTGCTGGCGGAGCTGGAACGCACCGCGGAGGCGGCCGGGCGCCGGCGCATGATCCTGGAGACCGGGACCGCGCAGCCGGAGGCCATCAGCTTGTACCGCGCGTGCGGATACCGCCCGATCGGGAGGTTCGGCGTGTATCGGGACGATCATCGCTCACGGTGTTTCGGCAAGCCCCTGCGGACGTGA
- a CDS encoding cytochrome P450 — MTATTDLPRLPFPRDDVLRLPPLYDELRERAPITPVRTPAGDVAWLVTGYEEARALFADDRLGRSHPEPERAARISGSMVFGGPSGDSPETERVNHTQMRTLLAPAFSARRMGRLREHVADLVAERLDAMEAAGPGADLHELLSFPLPVLVICELLGVPFADRAEFSAWSEGLSRLDDREHAQASAARLFAYMRELLDRKAAEPGEDVLSDLAALGGDDDQRDRLAGLGAALLFAGHETTVGRIDVGTVLLLDQPGEWAALAADPGRADAAVEEILRLAAPGSSGIPRYARADIEIAGVRIPAGDAVLLAPAAANRDPRTFDDPGAFDAGRRPAHLAFGHGPYFCIGASLARVELTEVFRALPARLPSLRTAVPRAELQLRSDVLTGGLRALPVTWER, encoded by the coding sequence GTGACCGCCACCACGGACCTGCCCCGCCTCCCGTTCCCGCGCGACGACGTCCTGCGACTCCCTCCGCTCTACGACGAGCTCCGGGAACGGGCGCCGATCACCCCCGTCCGCACCCCGGCCGGCGACGTCGCCTGGCTCGTCACCGGCTACGAGGAGGCCCGCGCGCTGTTCGCCGACGACCGGCTCGGCCGCAGTCATCCGGAGCCGGAGCGGGCGGCGCGGATCTCCGGCTCGATGGTCTTCGGCGGCCCCTCCGGGGACTCGCCGGAGACCGAGCGGGTGAACCACACGCAGATGCGCACGCTCCTCGCGCCGGCGTTCTCGGCACGGCGGATGGGCCGGCTGCGCGAGCACGTCGCCGATCTCGTCGCGGAGCGGCTCGACGCAATGGAGGCGGCCGGACCCGGCGCCGACCTGCACGAGCTCCTCTCGTTCCCGCTGCCGGTGCTGGTGATCTGCGAGCTGCTCGGCGTCCCCTTCGCCGACCGCGCCGAGTTCAGCGCGTGGTCCGAGGGCCTGAGCCGGCTCGACGACCGCGAGCACGCGCAGGCGAGCGCGGCGCGGCTGTTCGCGTACATGCGTGAACTGCTCGACCGGAAGGCGGCCGAGCCGGGGGAGGACGTGCTCTCCGACCTCGCCGCACTCGGCGGTGACGACGATCAGCGCGACCGGCTCGCGGGGCTCGGTGCGGCGCTGCTGTTCGCCGGGCACGAGACGACGGTCGGCCGGATCGACGTCGGCACCGTGCTGCTGCTCGACCAGCCGGGGGAGTGGGCGGCGCTGGCCGCGGACCCCGGCCGCGCCGACGCCGCCGTCGAGGAGATCCTGCGGCTGGCCGCCCCCGGGTCGAGCGGGATCCCCCGCTACGCGCGCGCCGACATCGAGATCGCCGGGGTCCGCATCCCGGCGGGCGACGCCGTCCTGCTCGCCCCCGCCGCCGCGAACCGGGACCCGCGCACGTTCGACGACCCCGGCGCCTTCGACGCCGGACGTCGCCCCGCGCACCTCGCCTTCGGCCACGGCCCGTACTTCTGCATCGGCGCGAGCCTCGCCCGGGTGGAGCTCACCGAGGTGTTCCGCGCCCTGCCGGCGCGGCTGCCGTCGTTGCGCACGGCGGTGCCCCGCGCGGAGCTGCAGCTGCGCTCGGACGTCCTCACCGGAGGCCTCCGCGCGCTCCCGGTGACCTGGGAACGATGA
- a CDS encoding malate synthase G — protein sequence MADTAGLQVEEHLKSFVEDELLSDVDLTAADFWATLAGLQERFAPRIADALRRRDELQERIDAWHAEHGAGSTADYEKFLTDLGYLLPDASPTISVDRVDPEIAEIAGPQLVVPSTVPRYALNAANARWGSLFDALYGTDALPQDGELARGYDERRGAQVITAADELLDELFPLAKGSHAGVTAYRAGTDGLVADTSGGTVGLADPAQFAGFRAVDGDGRGAVLLTRNGLHLEITLDPTTQVGRQHHADVADVVLESAVSTIVDLEDSVSTVDGEDKALAYRTWLGLLTGDLTSEFSKGGRTVVRRVNPDREYTAPDGSVLTLPGRSLMLVRNCGHHMTTNAVRTADGTEVAEGVLDALVSAVAGLYDLQHKGPHTNSRAGSVYIVKPKQHGPEEVALTVELFGAVEEALGLQANTLKIGIMDEEKRTSTNLGACIAEAANRVIFVNTGFLDRTGDEIHTCFRAGAVLPKGDMKSTTWLTTYEDRNVDVALAAGFSHSAQIGKGMWAKPAAMAEMIEQKIGHPKAGANCAWVPSPTAATLHALHYLRVDVHEVQSQIAARATADRSRLLELPLAGASSLPAETVTHELETNAQSILGYVVRWVGMGIGCSTVPDLSGAGLMEDRATLRISAQLVANWLAHGVVDEVTVRDTFARMASVVDDQNAGEPGYPPMAKDLDGSESFQAALELVFTGATEPNGYTERTLTSWRQRAKANA from the coding sequence ATGGCCGACACCGCCGGGCTGCAGGTCGAGGAGCACCTGAAGTCGTTCGTCGAGGACGAGCTCCTGTCCGACGTGGACCTCACGGCGGCGGACTTCTGGGCGACCCTGGCGGGTCTGCAGGAGCGGTTCGCGCCCAGGATCGCCGACGCGCTGCGCCGCCGTGACGAGCTCCAGGAGCGCATCGACGCCTGGCACGCCGAGCACGGCGCCGGCTCGACCGCCGACTACGAGAAGTTCCTGACCGACCTCGGCTACCTGCTCCCCGACGCGTCGCCGACGATCTCCGTCGACCGGGTCGACCCGGAGATCGCCGAGATCGCGGGCCCGCAGCTGGTCGTCCCCTCGACGGTGCCGCGCTACGCGCTCAACGCCGCCAACGCCCGCTGGGGCTCGCTGTTCGACGCGCTCTACGGCACCGACGCCCTCCCGCAGGACGGCGAGCTCGCCCGCGGCTACGACGAGCGCCGCGGCGCCCAGGTCATCACGGCCGCCGACGAGCTGCTCGACGAGCTGTTCCCGCTGGCGAAGGGGAGCCACGCCGGCGTCACCGCCTACCGGGCCGGGACCGACGGCCTGGTCGCCGACACCTCCGGAGGCACGGTCGGGCTCGCCGATCCGGCGCAGTTCGCCGGCTTCCGCGCGGTCGACGGCGACGGCCGCGGCGCCGTCCTGCTCACCCGCAACGGGCTGCACCTCGAGATCACCCTCGACCCGACCACGCAGGTCGGGCGCCAGCACCACGCCGACGTCGCCGACGTCGTGCTGGAGTCGGCCGTCTCGACGATCGTCGACCTGGAGGACTCGGTCTCGACCGTCGACGGCGAGGACAAGGCGCTGGCCTACCGCACCTGGCTGGGCCTGCTGACCGGTGACCTGACCAGCGAGTTCAGCAAGGGCGGGAGGACCGTCGTCCGCCGGGTGAACCCGGACCGCGAGTACACCGCGCCGGACGGGTCCGTCCTCACCCTGCCGGGCCGTTCGCTGATGCTGGTCCGCAACTGCGGCCACCACATGACCACGAACGCCGTCCGCACCGCCGACGGCACCGAGGTGGCGGAGGGCGTCCTGGACGCGCTGGTCTCCGCCGTCGCGGGGCTCTACGACCTGCAGCACAAGGGCCCGCACACCAACTCGCGGGCCGGCAGCGTCTACATCGTGAAGCCGAAGCAGCACGGCCCCGAGGAGGTCGCGCTCACCGTCGAGCTGTTCGGCGCCGTCGAGGAGGCGCTCGGCCTGCAGGCGAACACGCTCAAGATCGGCATCATGGACGAGGAGAAGCGCACCTCGACCAACCTCGGAGCCTGCATCGCCGAGGCCGCGAACCGGGTCATCTTCGTCAACACCGGCTTCCTCGACCGGACCGGCGACGAGATCCACACCTGCTTCCGGGCCGGCGCGGTGCTGCCCAAGGGCGACATGAAGTCGACGACCTGGCTGACGACCTACGAGGACCGCAACGTCGACGTCGCGCTCGCCGCCGGGTTCAGCCACTCCGCCCAGATCGGCAAGGGCATGTGGGCCAAGCCGGCCGCGATGGCGGAGATGATCGAGCAGAAGATCGGTCACCCGAAGGCCGGGGCGAACTGCGCCTGGGTGCCCTCGCCGACCGCTGCCACCCTGCACGCCCTGCACTACCTGCGGGTCGACGTCCACGAGGTCCAGTCGCAGATCGCGGCGCGCGCCACGGCCGACCGGAGCAGGCTGCTGGAGCTGCCGCTCGCCGGCGCGTCGTCGCTGCCGGCCGAGACCGTCACCCACGAGCTGGAGACCAACGCGCAGTCGATCCTGGGCTACGTCGTCCGCTGGGTCGGGATGGGCATCGGTTGCTCCACCGTGCCGGACCTGTCCGGGGCCGGGCTGATGGAGGACCGCGCGACGTTGCGGATCTCCGCCCAGCTCGTCGCGAACTGGCTCGCGCACGGCGTCGTCGACGAGGTGACCGTCCGGGACACCTTCGCCCGGATGGCGTCGGTCGTCGACGACCAGAACGCCGGCGAGCCCGGCTACCCGCCGATGGCGAAGGACCTCGACGGCAGCGAGTCCTTCCAGGCCGCGCTGGAGCTCGTGTTCACCGGCGCGACCGAGCCGAACGGCTACACCGAGCGCACGCTGACCTCGTGGCGGCAGCGCGCCAAGGCGAACGCCTGA